The Ischnura elegans chromosome 1, ioIscEleg1.1, whole genome shotgun sequence genome contains a region encoding:
- the LOC124169295 gene encoding uncharacterized protein LOC124169295, producing MADKEDQMAAFRQYREKKDDEVDTDDQSVHSDTDGLALGLAGMVLETPERKEVGSLSVQPGEPGSLNVSQTESREDPLNTLLSLMHSMRQEIKEIKGSNDTMRQEMKKGIDKCNESHEITRQEIRESKERNQAMFLEIKAEMNRWNEGFSQEISQVKRKINEVETRCADGVKTIGRAVREECRGMVSAEIGDVKVRTSALEQAYDAVIATQKEVKVHCDVRINSLESEVTALKDRGTTTQSAAVSTHSLTKPTFSALSNEHPIAFLKEVNNYFSIVSVPEALQPQVFFQMLSGDAKIWSNSLWPVPSTLAEFKEKFLANFWDTDTQYNFRMQIITDRYVRGKSNTMKQFAIEKVAQARLCSPPMSEEEIIQVLIRQFSIQIQNMLKSIDHLTVERLIVLLGLYDQSYQTGTLATQNSFHPGALQGSENTRPRAADKGYRINSVTFERGRKVGKERHKEKSPSPPPPSAPRVEGQDFALNSRRLV from the exons atggcagACAAGGAGGATCAGATGGCAGCGTTTAGACAGTATCGGGAGAAAAAGGATGACGAGGTCGATACGGACGACCAGAGCGTTCATTCGGATACCGATGGGTTGGCGCTCGGACTAGCGGGTATGGTGTTAGAGACCCCCGAAAGGAAGGAGGTTGGATCTTTATCCGTGCAACCCGGCGAACCCGGTAGTCTCAATGTCAGTCAAACGGAGTCCCGTGAAGACCCGCTTAATACCCTCCTTTCCTTAATGCATTCAATGCGACAGGAGATAAAAGAGATAAAAG GTAGTAATGATACCATGCGTCAGGAGATGAAAAAAGGTATTGATAAATGTAATGAGAGTCATGAAATCACGCGTCAGGAAATACGTGAGAGTAAGGAAAGGAATCAAGCCATGTTTCTTGAAATCAAAGCTGAGATGAATAGGTGGAACGAAGGTTTTTCGCAAGAGATTTCccaagtaaaaaggaaaattaatgaggTAGAAACACGGTGTGCAGACGGTGTAAAAACGATAGGAAGGGCCGTTCGCGAAGAATGTAGAGGAATGGTAAGTGCGGAGATTGGCGATGTAAAGGTTCGTACCAGTGCGTTGGAACAGGCTTACGATGCAGTGATCGCGACGCAGAAGGAAGTGAAAGTACACTGCGACGTTAGAATCAACTCCCTTGAGTCTGAAGTGACCGCTTTAAAAGATAGGGGCACGACCACGCAATCAGCGGCCGTATCAACCCACTCTCTCACAAAACCCACCTTTTCTGCCCTTAGCAACGAGCACCCTATTGCCTTCCTAaaggaagttaataattatttttccatagtcTCTGTGCCAGAGGCGTTGCAACCAcaagtgttttttcaaatgttgagcGGTGATGCCAAGATATGGAGTAACTCGCTATGGCCAGTTCCGTCAACACTTgcggaatttaaggaaaaatttttggcTAACTTTTGGGACACTGACACCCAGTATAATTTCCGCATGCAAATCATTACAGACAGGTATGTGAGGGGAAAGTCGAACACGATGAAACAGTTTGCGATTGAAAAAGTAGCGCAAGCGCGATTGTGTTCCCCACCGATGAgtgaagaagaaattattcaGGTCCTAATTAGACAGTTTTCCATTCAGATTCAGAATATGTTAAAGTCAATTGATCATTTAACGGTTGAACGACTGATTGTATTACTAGGATTGTATGACCAGTCTTATCAGACAGGCACGCTGGCTACTCAAAATTCGTTCCATCCAGGTGCATTGCAAGGTTCCGAAAATACGAGGCCGCGAGCAGCTGATAAGGGTTATCGTATAAATTCCGTCACGTTTGAGCGAGGACGCAAGGTTGGGAAGGAGCGACACAAGGAGAAATCCCCCAGTCCGCCTCCTCCCAGCGCACCTCGAGTAGAAGGTCAAGACTTCGCGTTAAACTCGCGTCGGCTGGTGTGA